Proteins from one bacterium genomic window:
- a CDS encoding helix-turn-helix domain-containing protein, which translates to MPEIKVDIGERIKDLRQAAELTQEELAERAELSKGFISQVERGLTNLSIENLVAILSALDVSLPEFFATPVQERVVYGQEDVTEVEREGVTLFELLVPGAANRSMEPAMLVLAPGEAVEAIKPYSGDEFGYLLEGRLKIHHGGAAYLLNAGEWFFYSAKHKHYFENPGHTNARLLWITSPPNF; encoded by the coding sequence ATGCCTGAGATAAAAGTCGACATTGGCGAACGGATCAAGGATCTACGGCAAGCTGCCGAGCTGACGCAGGAAGAACTTGCCGAGCGCGCTGAACTATCGAAAGGCTTTATTAGTCAGGTCGAACGCGGGTTAACCAATCTTTCGATTGAAAATCTGGTAGCGATCTTGTCTGCATTGGATGTTTCATTACCCGAGTTTTTTGCAACGCCAGTGCAAGAACGGGTGGTATACGGTCAGGAAGATGTTACCGAGGTCGAGCGGGAAGGGGTAACCCTCTTTGAGTTACTGGTGCCCGGCGCGGCAAACCGGTCGATGGAGCCAGCCATGCTGGTTTTAGCGCCCGGCGAGGCGGTTGAAGCGATAAAGCCGTACAGTGGCGACGAGTTTGGCTATTTGTTAGAGGGGCGGCTGAAGATACACCACGGCGGTGCCGCCTATTTGCTGAATGCGGGAGAGTGGTTCTTCTACTCAGCGAAGCATAAGCACTACTTTGAAAATCCGGGACATACCAATGCCCGGCTTCTGTGGATAACGAGCCCACCGAATTTCTGA
- the speD gene encoding adenosylmethionine decarboxylase, producing MRALGQQLLVEMYHCDSAILNDVDMIEAHMLQAAESAGATIVEKTFHHFSPHGVSGVVVIAESHLAIHTWPEYGYAAVDLFTCGDTILPDPCFEYLKEALQAENYSITEMKRGILSNVGTSFSHKPEAMAH from the coding sequence ATGAGGGCTTTAGGACAGCAACTCTTAGTTGAGATGTATCATTGCGATTCGGCTATTCTCAACGATGTCGATATGATCGAAGCACATATGCTGCAGGCGGCGGAGTCTGCGGGCGCGACGATCGTGGAAAAAACTTTTCACCATTTCAGCCCCCACGGTGTTTCGGGGGTAGTTGTGATTGCTGAATCGCATTTAGCAATTCACACTTGGCCGGAGTATGGATACGCAGCGGTCGATTTATTCACCTGTGGCGATACCATTCTTCCCGATCCGTGCTTTGAATATCTCAAGGAAGCTTTACAAGCTGAGAATTACTCGATTACGGAAATGAAGCGTGGCATTCTGAGCAATGTCGGTACTTCGTTTTCCCATAAACCGGAAGCGATGGCGCATTAA
- a CDS encoding arginine decarboxylase, pyruvoyl-dependent — protein METLLPQPNAYFLAAGAAEGWTVLNSFDGALLAAGIGDVNIVKMSSILPPNALEVTPFKLPGGALVPAAYAAYTSSEPGERIACAVAVAIPEDPTLPGLIMEYEGRGTKQDIEEHVREMARKGMETRNRTIKEIKSIAIEHKVDHIGGIIAAVILWKK, from the coding sequence ATGGAAACATTACTGCCACAACCCAACGCATACTTCCTTGCCGCTGGAGCAGCGGAAGGGTGGACGGTATTGAATTCGTTCGATGGCGCTTTACTAGCGGCAGGTATCGGCGATGTCAATATTGTAAAAATGTCATCGATTCTGCCACCCAATGCACTGGAAGTCACGCCGTTTAAATTACCGGGCGGGGCGTTAGTGCCGGCGGCGTATGCGGCATATACCAGCAGCGAACCGGGCGAGCGGATTGCCTGCGCAGTTGCAGTCGCGATTCCGGAAGACCCGACGTTACCCGGTCTTATCATGGAGTATGAAGGACGCGGTACCAAACAGGATATCGAAGAACACGTCCGCGAGATGGCACGCAAAGGGATGGAAACCCGAAATCGTACTATTAAAGAGATTAAATCCATCGCTATCGAGCACAAGGTCGATCACATCGGTGGCATTATCGCGGCGGTGATTCTCTGGAAGAAGTAA
- the speE gene encoding polyamine aminopropyltransferase — translation MSEQEFRETYEGGCFLGFAVEERFVDQQSKFQRIELMRTKSHGVMLALDGLVQLTERDEYVYHEMISHVPLLVHPSPKKVLIIGGGDGGTAREVARHPEVEHVDMCEIDGSVVELCTVYFPTTAIGMKDPKVHVTVGDGIDWVRQTPNETYDVVIIDSSDPVGPGVGLFNSAFYSQVKRILRPGGVVVAQGESPLYQAEAVKALRNAMREVFPITATYLASIPTYPSGLWSFAYASETVNPLAVNLERAHEITKGCKYYNTAIHAAAFALPTHLHWELEQ, via the coding sequence ATGTCAGAGCAAGAATTTCGCGAGACCTATGAAGGGGGATGCTTCCTCGGGTTCGCAGTTGAAGAGCGCTTTGTCGATCAGCAATCGAAGTTTCAACGAATTGAACTCATGCGGACAAAATCGCATGGTGTAATGCTTGCGCTTGATGGTCTGGTTCAGTTGACCGAACGCGACGAATACGTCTATCATGAGATGATTTCCCATGTTCCGTTGCTCGTTCACCCCAGTCCGAAGAAAGTCCTCATCATCGGTGGCGGTGATGGCGGCACAGCTCGTGAAGTCGCACGACATCCGGAAGTTGAACATGTTGACATGTGCGAAATCGACGGTTCCGTAGTAGAATTGTGTACTGTGTATTTTCCAACGACTGCTATCGGAATGAAGGACCCGAAAGTCCACGTCACAGTTGGTGATGGTATCGATTGGGTACGGCAAACTCCGAATGAAACCTACGATGTCGTTATCATCGATTCGAGTGATCCGGTTGGTCCCGGTGTCGGACTCTTTAACTCAGCCTTCTATTCGCAGGTTAAGCGAATACTGCGGCCGGGCGGTGTGGTCGTTGCACAAGGGGAAAGCCCGTTGTATCAAGCCGAGGCAGTGAAAGCGTTACGCAATGCGATGCGCGAAGTGTTCCCGATTACCGCGACGTACCTCGCCTCGATTCCGACGTATCCGAGTGGATTATGGAGTTTTGCCTATGCGAGCGAAACGGTGAATCCGTTGGCGGTAAATCTCGAACGGGCACACGAGATTACCAAAGGCTGTAAATATTACAACACGGCGATTCATGCGGCGGCGTTCGCATTACCCACCCATTTGCATTGGGAGCTTGAGCAATGA